From the genome of Tachysurus vachellii isolate PV-2020 chromosome 2, HZAU_Pvac_v1, whole genome shotgun sequence, one region includes:
- the LOC132841929 gene encoding C-type lectin domain family 4 member M-like, producing the protein MAVNLEMSTQFEAPNYLNVEKPKKISPSPARNTQYGRAFILAGVCIGLMCIVQATLNIVLRLYFTSELLPLNCNNDTVSRYIAQLNNRYDNLVKEKSSLHNMRDQLQTERDKLQEKLSNIDEELKKPGWILFRSSFYYVSAEKKNWFESRAECRNKGTDLVIIKSREEQDFVDALRSGKSAWIGLSDQVTEGTWKWVDNTSLNTSYWWSQEPNNFNDEDCAEIATVPDDGRPPTNKLNTWNDNSCRSSLFWICEKSFPI; encoded by the exons ATGGCTGTAAATCTGGAAATGAGCACTCAGTTTGAAGCTCCTAATTACCTGAATGTAGAAAAACCGAAGAAAATCTCTCCCTCGCCTGCCAGAAACACTCAGTATGGAA GAGCATTCATTCTGGCTGGAGTGTGCATCGGTCTGATGTGTATCGTTCAGGCGACGCTCAACATCGTACTGAGGCTGTACT TTACCTCTGAGCTGTTACCTCTGAACTGCAACAATGACACGGTGTCTCGATACATAGCGCAGCTCAACAACAGATATGATAATCTTGTTAAGGAGAAATCCAGCTTGCATAACATGAGAGATCAGctacagacggagagagacaaaCTCCAGGAGAAACTTTCCAACATcg ATGAAGAGCTCAAGAAGCCGGGGTGGATCTTATTCAGGTCCAGCTTTTACTACGTGTCTGCTGAGAAGAAGAACTGGtttgaaagcagagctgaatGCAGAAATAAAGGAACAGACCTGGTGATCATCAAAAGCAGAGAAGAACAG GATTTCGTTGATGCGTTAAGAAGTGGAAAGAGCGCATGGATTGGTTTGAGTGACCAAGTCACTGAGGGCACGTGGAAATGGGTGGACAATACATCACTGAACACTAG cTACTGGTGGAGTCAAGAGCCCAATAATTTCAATGATGAAGACTGTGCTGAGATTGCTACTGTTCCAGATGATGGAAGGCCTCCAACAAATAAGTTAAACACATGGAACGATAATTCATGCCGTAGCAGTTTATTTTGGATATGTGAGAAAAGCTTTCCCATTTAA
- the LOC132841918 gene encoding C-type lectin domain family 4 member M-like, whose protein sequence is MEMREQIFTNVEVTADNRANSSDSKQSKEDVEDNLQTQRAGSFKHSESSGINMAGKILYRLTTVCLLLLTAITVLWIKFSILNTDKPKLETSHNNLTKERDQLQTSYHTLVKERDQLRTSYNTLTKERDQLQTSYNNLTKERDQLQTSYTTLTKERDQFQTSYTTLTKERDQLQTSYKNLTKERDQLQTSYTTLTKERDQLQTSYNTLTKEKNQLQTSYNTLTKERDQLQTSYNTLTKERDQLQTSYTTLTKERDQLQTSYNTLTKERDQLQTSYNTLTKERDQLQTRYNTLTKERDQLQTSYNTLAKERDQLQTSYNTLTKERDQLQTSYNTLAKERDQLHKQINGFQNFSSLCGEGWRYFDFHMYYSSNEAKNWIESRQDCRRRGADLVIINSKEEQEFLDKMLGRKRAWIGLSDRDKEGVWKWVDGTPLTTAFWRSGEPNDAGGDEDCAEISEENKIWNDMPCSTNQIISWVCEKVN, encoded by the exons ATGGAGATGAGAGAGCAGATTTTTACAAATGTTGAAGTTACAGCAGATAATAGAGCTAATTCCAGTGACAGCAAGCAATCAAAGGAAGATGTTGAAGACAATTTGCAGACCCAGAGGGCTGGAAGCTTCAAGCATTCTGAGAGCTCAG gAATCAACATGGCAGGGAAGATACTTTACAGACTGACTAcagtgtgtttgctgctgctgactGCAATCACAGTGCTGTGGATCAAATTCAGCATCCTTAATACAGACAAACCCAAGCTGGAGACCAGTCACAACAACTTGACTAAggagagagaccagttacagaccagttaccaCACCCTGGTTAAAGAAAGAGACCAGTTACGTACCAGTTACAACACCCTGACTAAAGaaagagaccagttacagaccagttacaacaacctgactaaagagagagatcagttacagaccagttacaccaccctgactaaagagagagatCAGTTTCAGACCAGTTACACcaccctgactaaagagagagaccagttacagaccagttacaaaaacctgactaaagagagagaccagttacagaccagttacaccaccctgactaaagagagagaccagttacagaccagttacaacaccctgactaaagaaaaaaaccagttacagaccagttacaacaccctgactaaagaaagagaccagttacagaccagttacaacaccctgactaaagaaagagaccagttacagaccagttacaccACCCTGACTAAAGaaagagaccagttacagaccagttacaacaccctgactaaagagagagaccagttacagaccagttacaacaccctgactaaagagagagaccagttacagaccagatacaacaccctgactaaagagagagaccagttacagaccagttacaacaccctggctaaagagagagaccagttacagaccagttacaacaccctgactaaagagagagaccagttacagaccagttacaacaccctggctaaagagagagaccagttacatAAGCAAATCAATGGATTTCAGAATTTCT CTTCACTTTGCGGTGAGGGATGGCGATATTTCGACTTCCATATGTACTACTCCTCTAATGAGGCAAAGAACTGGATTGAGAGCAGGCAGGACTGTAGACGGAGAGGAGCAGACCTGGTGATCATAAACAGCAAAgaggaacag GAGTTCCTTGATAAAATGCTGGGCAGGAAAAGGGCTTGGATTGGTCTGAgtgacagagacaaagaggggGTGTGGAAATGGGTGGATGGTACACCACTGACCACTGC GTTTTGGCGTAGCGGGGAACCGAATGATGCAGGAGGTGATGAGGATTGTGCTGAGATTTCGGAAGAAAATAAGATCTGGAATGATATGCCATGTTCAACTAACCAAATAATTTCTTGGGTCTGTGAGAAAgttaactaa